From the genome of Cytobacillus firmus, one region includes:
- a CDS encoding lasso peptide biosynthesis B2 protein codes for MKVLSKLNTFLFLGPKTKLLFLEAFLFLGWARILKMIPFKKVAPSLGDQMYETSVKYIAADNEKIKNVSHSIHIMSRYTFWESECLVKAIAAAKMLERRNIDSTLYLGTARDEDGTMIAHAWLRSGPFYVSGSEGIEKFTVVGMFARRISSNQSEGESYEQ; via the coding sequence ATGAAAGTTTTATCCAAGCTAAATACGTTTTTATTCTTAGGTCCAAAAACAAAACTGCTTTTTTTGGAAGCCTTTCTTTTTTTAGGGTGGGCTCGTATTCTAAAAATGATACCTTTCAAAAAAGTAGCTCCTTCTTTAGGAGATCAAATGTATGAAACATCTGTTAAATATATTGCTGCCGATAATGAAAAAATTAAGAATGTTTCACATTCTATCCATATTATGAGTAGGTATACTTTCTGGGAAAGTGAATGCCTTGTTAAAGCAATAGCTGCAGCGAAAATGCTTGAAAGGCGAAATATAGATAGTACTCTTTATTTGGGAACCGCAAGAGATGAAGATGGAACAATGATTGCACATGCATGGCTGCGAAGCGGTCCTTTCTATGTTTCAGGTTCTGAAGGGATAGAAAAATTTACTGTCGTGGGTATGTTCGCTAGAAGGATTAGCAGTAATCAATCAGAAGGGGAAAGTTATGAACAATAA
- a CDS encoding nucleotidyltransferase domain-containing protein, producing MNNNLNLDLSKVPKELKLILEVINTENQGSISFERYVDIDWNVFLQLALHHRLYPLLYLKIIKMDPSWMPSKTLESLSRYYKKNTFQMLQLCGEMEQLNKLFMEHEIRPLFLKGPVLAADLYGDISMRTCGDLDILIPIGDLEKANALLGELGYEQDEYIQTLLSDWKWRHHHFTYYHPSKGTKVEIHWRLHPAPSKEPNFNELWERKRESSITGYPTYFLGKEDLFYFLVTHGARHGWSRLRWLIDIHQIVKNGLNWGAVNKLLKRFHTGHIGGQSLILSSQLLNSTLNPQILPLIKSDRSYNLAKETIFYFEKMVNLHTDPVPEDISKYHTNYLFSLMSFQQKFIFLLSLLHPYYTDAETLPLPKKFHFLYYPLRPVLWVWRKTRKQALS from the coding sequence ATGAACAATAATTTAAATCTCGATCTTTCAAAAGTTCCTAAAGAACTAAAACTAATACTCGAAGTTATTAATACTGAAAATCAAGGAAGTATTTCTTTTGAACGATACGTGGATATCGACTGGAATGTATTTCTCCAACTAGCTTTACATCACCGCCTCTATCCATTGCTATATTTAAAAATAATAAAAATGGATCCTAGTTGGATGCCTTCGAAAACGCTTGAGTCCCTGTCCAGGTACTATAAAAAAAACACCTTCCAGATGCTTCAATTGTGTGGAGAAATGGAACAGCTAAATAAATTATTTATGGAACATGAAATACGCCCTTTATTTTTAAAAGGTCCTGTTCTTGCTGCCGATCTTTATGGAGATATTTCAATGCGAACATGCGGAGACTTGGATATTCTTATCCCAATCGGGGATTTAGAAAAAGCTAATGCCCTTCTTGGAGAACTAGGATATGAACAAGATGAGTATATACAAACCTTATTAAGTGATTGGAAATGGAGGCATCATCATTTCACTTATTATCATCCCTCTAAAGGAACAAAAGTTGAAATTCATTGGCGACTTCATCCTGCTCCCAGCAAAGAGCCAAATTTTAATGAGTTGTGGGAAAGAAAAAGGGAAAGTTCAATTACCGGCTATCCAACATACTTTTTGGGCAAAGAGGATTTGTTCTATTTCCTTGTTACACACGGTGCACGTCATGGCTGGTCACGTTTGCGCTGGCTGATAGATATTCATCAGATCGTGAAGAATGGCTTGAATTGGGGAGCTGTTAATAAATTATTAAAAAGGTTTCACACCGGTCATATAGGGGGACAATCTCTAATTCTTTCATCACAATTGTTAAATTCAACATTAAATCCACAAATTCTGCCATTAATAAAGAGTGATCGCTCATATAACCTAGCAAAAGAAACAATATTTTATTTTGAAAAGATGGTGAACTTACATACAGACCCAGTACCTGAGGACATATCAAAATATCATACAAATTACTTGTTTTCACTGATGTCCTTTCAGCAAAAGTTCATTTTTCTTTTAAGTCTGCTGCACCCTTATTATACCGATGCAGAGACACTGCCTTTGCCCAAAAAATTTCATTTCCTGTATTATCCACTCCGTCCTGTCCTATGGGTTTGGAGAAAAACGAGGAAACAAGCATTATCTTAG
- a CDS encoding YveK family protein → MNHFQDQRVAKEINLKDLFRVIKKRIWIVIVFAVIATAAGWFYSNANKTVPLYETSTNIIINAETGYRNTLQVIIKDTIVLEKVIRELELQSSPSSLAGSINVGSIDDTQVVKITVTDTNPTRAADIANTTAKVFIEEIPNIMGFEDVRVLSEAKINPIPINEDNQNKIIIAAFIFGIIAGIGLIFLIDSLDDSIKSEKDIESVLGIQVLGSVSKINKKNVNKRKNRQTKLEFRGETIGFK, encoded by the coding sequence ATGAATCATTTTCAAGATCAAAGAGTAGCTAAAGAAATTAATTTAAAAGATCTGTTTAGGGTAATAAAAAAACGTATTTGGATTGTAATTGTTTTTGCTGTTATAGCAACAGCAGCTGGGTGGTTTTATAGCAATGCTAACAAGACGGTTCCATTATATGAAACTTCGACAAATATCATAATAAACGCTGAGACGGGTTATCGAAATACTTTACAGGTAATTATTAAAGACACAATAGTATTGGAAAAAGTAATTAGGGAACTGGAACTTCAGAGTTCACCGAGTTCACTTGCTGGCAGTATTAATGTAGGCAGCATAGATGATACCCAAGTAGTAAAAATCACTGTTACTGATACCAATCCAACGAGAGCTGCGGATATTGCCAATACAACTGCCAAAGTATTTATTGAAGAAATTCCCAACATAATGGGATTCGAAGATGTGAGAGTTTTGTCAGAAGCAAAAATAAATCCGATACCAATTAATGAAGATAATCAAAATAAAATTATTATTGCCGCTTTCATCTTTGGGATTATTGCAGGGATTGGTTTAATCTTCTTAATTGACTCTCTTGATGATTCAATTAAATCTGAAAAGGATATTGAATCTGTACTCGGCATCCAAGTGTTGGGAAGCGTTTCAAAAATAAATAAAAAGAATGTAAACAAAAGAAAGAACAGACAAACAAAATTAGAGTTTAGAGGTGAAACGATTGGTTTTAAGTAA
- the galU gene encoding UTP--glucose-1-phosphate uridylyltransferase GalU, which translates to MKKVRKAIIPAAGLGTRFLPATKAMPKEMLPIVDKPTIQYIIEEAIEAGIEDIIIVTGKGKRAIEDHFDHSFELEQNLLEKGKLELLNEVQKSSQMADIHYIRQKEPKGLGHAIWCARKFIGNEPFAVLLGDDIVQAEKPCLKQMIEQYERYNASILGVQQVANEEVSRYGIVDGNEIGNRFYSVNNLVEKPRQDEAPSNLAIMGRYILNPRIFEILSEQKPGAGGEIQLTDAIAGLNLHEAVYAYDFEGVRYDVGEKMGFIQTTIEFALKRGELRKDLLDYLSAVLDRQLIK; encoded by the coding sequence ATGAAGAAAGTAAGAAAAGCCATAATTCCTGCAGCAGGTTTGGGAACGAGATTCTTACCTGCAACAAAAGCCATGCCCAAGGAAATGCTGCCAATCGTTGATAAGCCAACAATTCAGTACATAATAGAGGAAGCCATTGAAGCAGGCATTGAAGATATCATTATTGTAACCGGAAAAGGAAAAAGGGCAATTGAAGATCACTTTGACCATTCCTTTGAATTAGAGCAAAACCTTCTAGAAAAAGGAAAGCTTGAGTTATTAAATGAAGTGCAAAAGTCATCACAGATGGCGGATATCCATTACATTCGCCAAAAGGAGCCAAAGGGGTTGGGCCATGCCATATGGTGTGCACGCAAATTCATTGGAAACGAGCCTTTTGCAGTTTTGTTAGGTGATGATATCGTGCAAGCCGAAAAGCCTTGTCTAAAGCAAATGATTGAACAATACGAGAGATACAATGCATCAATCCTTGGAGTACAGCAGGTTGCAAATGAAGAAGTGTCCAGATACGGAATTGTGGATGGAAACGAAATTGGGAATCGCTTTTACAGTGTTAATAACCTGGTGGAAAAGCCAAGGCAGGATGAAGCCCCTTCAAACCTTGCAATTATGGGAAGATATATTCTAAACCCTAGAATTTTCGAAATTTTAAGTGAACAAAAACCTGGAGCAGGCGGAGAGATCCAATTAACAGACGCCATTGCCGGCTTGAATTTGCATGAAGCGGTTTACGCTTATGACTTTGAAGGTGTCAGATATGATGTCGGCGAAAAAATGGGCTTTATCCAAACTACGATTGAATTTGCTTTAAAGCGAGGAGAATTAAGGAAAGATCTTTTAGATTATCTATCAGCTGTTCTTGATAGACAATTAATCAAATAG
- a CDS encoding nucleoside-diphosphate sugar epimerase/dehydratase has translation MSYRQRLSLFILADSFIVLSAIFLGRFLVDASIYVITLPVLISSIGIIVSHHLFSFKFKIYHKAWEYASIGELIIIFKVVSLSILTAVLIQQILLQEIYYRLLAVTWLLQMLLIGGSRFCWRIYRDNYLIKNNNKKRTLIIGAGSAGTMVARQLLKNNEAELHPIAFIDDDRRKDQLHILGLPVVGDITQIPETVIKLGIENIIIAIPSLSRKELSLIFQECAKTKAKTQILPMLEDLVTGKISVNAFRDVKVEDLLGRSPVDLDIESISEYVTNKTVLVTGAGGSIGSEICRQISKFKPQRLVLLGHGENSIYSIELELKEKFSHLPIEFLTEIADLQDAKKMMSVMSMYQPDVVYHAAAHKHVPLMERNPEEAVKNNIIGTRNVAEAASWHGVKTFVMVSTDKAVNPTSVMGASKRLAEMIVQNMDQNSETKFVAVRFGNVLGSRGSVIPLFKKQIEKGGPVTVTHPDMVRYFMTIPEASRLVIQAGALARGGEIFVLDMGDPVKIVDLARNLIKLSGHSIEEIGIKFTGIRPGEKLFEELLKDDEVQEQQVYPNIYIGKTANLYLEDIDEIIQTYHSLDKGALRETLINLANNKAAMPEPVMSISS, from the coding sequence ATGTCGTATCGACAAAGACTGTCGCTGTTTATTTTGGCTGATTCTTTTATTGTTTTGTCTGCCATTTTCCTGGGACGATTTTTAGTAGATGCCAGCATTTATGTGATTACTTTGCCTGTTTTAATTAGCTCCATCGGCATTATAGTAAGTCATCATTTATTTTCATTTAAATTTAAAATCTATCATAAAGCATGGGAGTATGCCAGTATTGGTGAATTAATCATCATTTTTAAAGTGGTTAGCTTATCCATTTTGACAGCAGTCCTGATCCAGCAAATACTGCTGCAGGAAATTTACTACAGGCTCCTGGCTGTAACCTGGCTGCTGCAAATGCTTCTTATTGGTGGATCAAGATTCTGCTGGAGAATTTATCGCGACAATTACTTAATAAAAAATAACAACAAAAAAAGGACCCTCATAATTGGCGCTGGTTCAGCCGGGACGATGGTAGCCAGGCAGTTATTAAAAAATAATGAAGCCGAACTGCATCCAATTGCTTTTATCGATGATGACCGCAGAAAGGATCAATTGCATATTCTAGGGTTACCTGTTGTCGGCGATATAACGCAAATACCTGAAACAGTAATTAAATTAGGTATTGAGAACATCATCATCGCCATTCCATCACTAAGCAGAAAAGAGTTAAGTTTGATTTTTCAGGAATGCGCTAAAACGAAAGCCAAAACCCAGATTCTGCCGATGCTGGAGGACCTGGTGACAGGGAAAATATCTGTGAATGCTTTCCGGGATGTAAAGGTTGAAGACCTTCTGGGAAGGAGTCCTGTTGATTTGGATATAGAATCTATATCTGAATATGTAACGAACAAAACAGTTTTGGTGACAGGTGCAGGCGGCTCAATTGGCTCTGAAATCTGCCGTCAAATATCAAAATTTAAACCGCAAAGGCTTGTGCTTTTGGGACATGGGGAAAATAGCATCTATTCCATTGAACTTGAGTTAAAAGAGAAATTCAGCCATCTGCCAATCGAGTTCTTGACGGAAATAGCTGATTTGCAGGACGCAAAAAAAATGATGTCTGTAATGAGTATGTACCAACCTGATGTGGTATATCATGCTGCTGCCCATAAGCATGTGCCTCTTATGGAGAGAAATCCCGAAGAAGCGGTTAAGAACAATATCATTGGTACCAGGAATGTCGCAGAAGCGGCCAGCTGGCATGGAGTGAAAACCTTTGTCATGGTCTCTACCGATAAAGCGGTTAATCCAACAAGTGTAATGGGTGCGTCCAAGCGTCTCGCTGAAATGATTGTTCAAAATATGGATCAAAACAGTGAAACGAAATTTGTTGCTGTCCGTTTCGGCAATGTCCTGGGATCACGAGGCAGTGTCATTCCCCTATTTAAAAAGCAAATCGAAAAAGGTGGACCGGTAACTGTCACACATCCCGATATGGTTCGCTATTTTATGACCATTCCCGAGGCATCAAGATTAGTCATACAGGCAGGTGCTTTAGCAAGAGGAGGGGAAATATTTGTGCTGGATATGGGAGATCCGGTAAAAATAGTAGATCTTGCAAGAAACTTAATCAAATTATCGGGTCATTCTATTGAAGAGATTGGGATAAAGTTTACTGGCATCAGACCCGGAGAGAAGCTTTTCGAGGAATTGCTAAAGGACGATGAAGTACAGGAGCAGCAGGTATATCCAAACATTTATATTGGAAAAACGGCAAATCTTTATCTCGAGGACATAGATGAAATCATACAAACCTATCATTCCCTTGATAAGGGAGCTTTAAGAGAAACACTTATTAATCTGGCAAACAACAAAGCTGCAATGCCAGAGCCGGTTATGTCAATCTCAAGTTAA
- a CDS encoding ABC transporter ATP-binding protein, with the protein MKQVLYFFKQLYSYSGKKLYINLLGMVLISSLDGVGLLLLIPVISYSGIVNFEGGTLAATKALYFLQQIPTTYGLAFILLMFLLVNILQNLLQRYVTIQNVKVQHGFARYLRMEIYRDLLHANWGFYVKKRKSDLINTITSELARVHAGTNIFLQFITAIIFTFIQIGIAFLLSPEITLYVLLSGLILSVFSRGFIKRSRLLGGKTSELGRIFLAGVTDNFNGIKDIKSNTMEQSRMSWFQSITQSMYDEQMEYIKLKTASQFYYKVASAVFISIFIFLSVNLFNSQPAQLMLIIIIFTRLWPRVTGIQSSLEQIATTIPALKAVIQLKSESQASKELDALEFQKITPLNVMNGIECKNVFFRYTQNENVYALNRINVFFPANHMSAVVGKSGAGKSTLIDLLMGLNQPEKGDILIDGIPLSKENLLALRRSLSYVPQDPFLFNTTIRENLMLIQPNATEEEIWEALEFASADFVKNLPQGIDTLIGDRGIRLSGGERQRLVLARAILRKPSILVLDEATSALDTENETKIQESLEKLKGKMTIIVIAHRLSTIRNADQVVVLDKGEIIQRGEFGKLASEKNGMFSNLLGKQMETAL; encoded by the coding sequence ATGAAACAAGTTTTATATTTTTTCAAACAGTTATATTCCTACTCTGGGAAAAAACTATATATAAACCTCCTAGGTATGGTTCTTATTAGTTCTCTAGATGGAGTTGGCTTATTGCTGCTAATTCCGGTCATTAGTTATAGTGGTATTGTAAACTTTGAGGGAGGGACCTTGGCTGCAACAAAGGCCCTTTATTTTCTTCAGCAAATTCCAACCACATATGGGTTAGCCTTCATACTTTTAATGTTTTTGCTAGTTAATATTCTTCAAAATTTGCTTCAACGATATGTGACGATTCAAAACGTAAAGGTTCAGCATGGGTTTGCCCGATACTTAAGAATGGAGATTTATAGGGATTTGCTTCATGCGAATTGGGGATTTTATGTTAAAAAGAGGAAATCAGATCTCATAAATACAATTACTTCTGAATTGGCCCGTGTTCATGCTGGTACAAATATATTTTTACAGTTTATTACTGCCATTATTTTCACATTTATTCAAATTGGTATTGCTTTTTTATTATCACCTGAAATCACATTATATGTATTATTAAGCGGTTTGATTTTATCTGTTTTTTCCCGGGGATTCATAAAAAGATCCCGTTTACTTGGCGGGAAAACGTCTGAACTAGGGAGGATTTTTTTAGCAGGTGTTACAGATAATTTTAATGGAATAAAAGATATTAAAAGTAACACAATGGAACAATCCCGTATGAGTTGGTTTCAGTCAATTACACAGAGCATGTACGATGAACAAATGGAATATATAAAGCTAAAAACCGCTTCACAATTCTATTACAAAGTTGCTTCAGCTGTATTCATTTCTATTTTTATTTTTTTATCTGTGAATCTGTTTAATTCGCAGCCCGCTCAGTTAATGCTGATTATTATTATTTTTACAAGGTTATGGCCAAGAGTGACGGGGATTCAATCAAGCCTTGAACAAATAGCGACCACCATCCCAGCTCTAAAAGCAGTTATCCAATTAAAAAGTGAATCTCAGGCATCTAAAGAATTAGATGCTTTAGAATTTCAAAAAATAACGCCTCTAAATGTTATGAATGGAATCGAGTGTAAAAATGTATTTTTTCGGTATACCCAAAACGAAAATGTATACGCCTTGAATAGGATTAATGTATTCTTTCCTGCAAATCATATGTCAGCGGTAGTTGGGAAATCCGGAGCTGGCAAAAGTACTTTGATTGACCTATTAATGGGACTAAACCAGCCTGAAAAAGGCGATATTCTAATAGATGGAATTCCGTTATCAAAGGAAAACCTCTTAGCGTTAAGACGTTCGCTCAGTTATGTCCCCCAGGATCCATTTCTATTTAATACAACGATTAGAGAAAATCTAATGTTGATTCAGCCAAATGCAACTGAGGAAGAGATTTGGGAAGCTTTAGAGTTTGCTTCAGCTGACTTTGTTAAAAATCTTCCTCAAGGAATTGATACCCTTATTGGTGATAGGGGAATAAGATTGTCCGGTGGTGAACGTCAGCGTCTTGTCCTTGCGCGTGCTATTTTACGGAAACCATCGATCTTAGTATTGGATGAAGCAACAAGTGCACTAGATACAGAAAATGAAACAAAAATTCAAGAATCACTTGAAAAACTAAAAGGGAAAATGACAATAATTGTAATTGCTCACCGTCTTTCTACAATAAGAAACGCAGATCAAGTAGTGGTGCTGGATAAAGGAGAAATAATCCAAAGAGGTGAGTTCGGCAAGCTGGCAAGTGAAAAGAATGGGATGTTTAGCAATCTACTCGGAAAGCAAATGGAAACCGCGCTATAA
- a CDS encoding paeninodin family lasso peptide, with translation MKKNWQKPELEILNIKMTMAGPGIATPDDVQPDPDAPEHDQVHYS, from the coding sequence ATGAAAAAAAATTGGCAAAAACCTGAGTTAGAAATACTTAACATAAAAATGACAATGGCAGGACCAGGGATAGCTACACCTGATGATGTCCAACCTGATCCTGATGCACCGGAGCATGATCAGGTGCACTATAGTTAA
- a CDS encoding lasso peptide biosynthesis PqqD family chaperone yields the protein MITNQKISLEQKVIQGKANIVSNMGSEKVMLSIENGKYYNLGEMGGCIWDLMNVPVNIVQIITILISRYDVDRKECEEQVISFLNTLLDEGLIEVIA from the coding sequence ATGATTACAAATCAAAAAATCTCACTAGAGCAAAAAGTTATACAAGGAAAAGCCAATATTGTTAGTAATATGGGTAGTGAGAAAGTGATGTTAAGTATCGAAAATGGAAAGTATTATAACTTAGGAGAGATGGGAGGATGCATATGGGACTTGATGAATGTACCAGTTAACATTGTACAAATAATAACGATTTTGATTTCTAGGTATGATGTAGATCGTAAGGAATGTGAGGAGCAGGTAATCTCCTTTTTGAATACGTTATTGGATGAAGGCCTAATAGAAGTTATTGCCTAG
- a CDS encoding aldolase encodes MQFTLQKECYRAFGLNIQSEIPLPELPILTNSSEEFDTVIQLRDLKELWNKEPEPNCYFKVSENSVLFQIPDTAIFLVENGERIIVSPRDGASEDKIRLYVLGTCMGALLMQRKILPLHGSAIAIKGRAYAIVGDAGAGKSTLASAFLNKGYQLLSDDVIPIALSKENIAMVTPAYPQQKLWQESITAFGMEPTKYKPIFERETKYAVPVTSRFSSESIPLSGVIELVKTDSNEIELIPLSGLQRIYTLFNHTYRNFLIDRLGLREWHFSLTSNLANKIEHYQLQRPVNRFTASELTFLILNTIERGEKE; translated from the coding sequence ATGCAATTTACTCTACAAAAAGAGTGTTATAGAGCATTCGGACTAAACATTCAAAGTGAAATACCCTTACCAGAGTTACCCATTTTAACAAATTCAAGTGAAGAATTTGATACTGTAATTCAATTAAGGGATTTAAAGGAATTATGGAATAAAGAACCAGAACCGAACTGCTATTTTAAAGTGAGTGAAAATTCAGTCCTATTTCAGATACCTGATACCGCTATTTTTTTAGTGGAAAATGGAGAAAGAATTATTGTCTCCCCAAGGGATGGAGCAAGCGAGGATAAAATCCGGCTTTATGTTTTAGGTACTTGTATGGGGGCCCTTTTAATGCAAAGAAAAATTTTGCCTCTACATGGAAGTGCCATTGCGATTAAAGGGAGGGCATATGCAATCGTGGGTGATGCAGGTGCGGGTAAGTCAACTCTGGCTTCAGCCTTTTTAAACAAAGGATACCAATTATTAAGCGATGATGTCATACCGATAGCTCTCTCAAAAGAAAATATTGCTATGGTTACTCCTGCTTATCCGCAGCAAAAACTCTGGCAGGAAAGTATAACTGCATTTGGTATGGAACCAACAAAATACAAACCAATTTTTGAAAGAGAAACAAAATATGCTGTTCCAGTAACATCTCGGTTTTCATCTGAGTCAATTCCTTTATCAGGTGTAATCGAACTTGTGAAAACAGATAGCAATGAGATTGAATTAATTCCACTCTCTGGTCTGCAGCGAATATATACATTGTTTAATCATACTTATCGCAATTTCTTAATTGACAGATTGGGACTAAGAGAATGGCATTTTAGTTTGACATCGAATCTTGCTAATAAAATCGAGCACTACCAATTACAACGGCCAGTTAACCGATTTACAGCAAGTGAACTAACATTCTTGATTTTAAATACAATTGAAAGAGGAGAAAAAGAATGA
- a CDS encoding CpsD/CapB family tyrosine-protein kinase, with the protein MVLSKRKSESAVKKRNLIAYTNPESIISEQYRTIRTNLYFINGERKSNTLLITSPGKWEGKSTTASNIAVSMAQQKEKVLLIDGSLRNPSVHHIFKTANNTGLTDILTGKVSFEETVLSSEIGSLDILTSGTIPFNPAELLASEMMKQLLQKVSSLYDIILIDSPPVLEVTDTKILANLSNGVVLVVRKDKTKMESAIESRKVLEYARSKIVGVILNEKS; encoded by the coding sequence TTGGTTTTAAGTAAAAGAAAATCAGAATCAGCCGTTAAGAAACGGAACTTGATTGCCTACACGAACCCTGAATCGATCATTTCTGAACAATATCGGACTATACGAACAAATCTCTATTTTATTAACGGAGAGAGAAAAAGCAATACTTTGCTGATAACTTCACCAGGAAAATGGGAAGGGAAGTCTACGACAGCTTCCAATATTGCCGTATCAATGGCCCAGCAAAAAGAAAAGGTTCTCCTTATTGATGGGAGTTTAAGAAACCCAAGTGTGCATCATATTTTTAAGACAGCCAATAATACCGGTTTAACAGATATTCTGACAGGAAAGGTCAGCTTTGAAGAAACAGTTCTATCTTCAGAAATTGGCAGCCTGGATATTCTAACAAGCGGCACAATCCCTTTTAATCCTGCTGAATTACTTGCATCAGAAATGATGAAACAGCTGCTGCAAAAAGTAAGCTCCCTTTACGACATCATTTTAATCGACTCTCCCCCAGTACTCGAAGTAACTGATACAAAAATTCTCGCCAATTTAAGTAATGGTGTTGTTCTGGTAGTTAGGAAGGACAAAACAAAAATGGAAAGTGCTATCGAGTCAAGAAAAGTTTTAGAGTATGCAAGATCAAAGATTGTCGGAGTTATTTTAAATGAGAAAAGCTAG